CAAGTTTCACATCGTCGCCGCGAAGTAACGCGCGCGGCGGTTCGCACCACCCCTCGCGCCGCCTCTGAGCGCGGCGCCGTCATAAGGAGATTGATTTGAACAAGCAACTGATGATCGCGGCGGGCGCGCTCGCCGCCGCCCTGTCGTTCTCGGCGCATGCGGCGCCCGCCACGTACCAGTTCGACCCGAGCCACACGTATCCGAGCTTCGAGGCGGATCACTTCGGCGGCCTGTCGGTGTGGCGCGGCAAGTTCGACCAGTCGAGCGGCACCGTGACGCTCGACCGCGCGGCGAAGACGGGCACCGTCGACGTGACGACGAAGGTCGCATCGATCGCGACCGGCAGCCAGAAGCTCGACGAGCACCTGCAGACGGCCGACTTCTTCGATTCGGCGAAGTATCCGGACGCGACCTACAAGGGCACGATCAAGTTCGAAGGCGACAAGCCGGCCGAGGTCGTC
Above is a window of Burkholderia thailandensis E264 DNA encoding:
- a CDS encoding YceI family protein translates to MNKQLMIAAGALAAALSFSAHAAPATYQFDPSHTYPSFEADHFGGLSVWRGKFDQSSGTVTLDRAAKTGTVDVTTKVASIATGSQKLDEHLQTADFFDSAKYPDATYKGTIKFEGDKPAEVVGNLTLHGVTKPVTLKIDSFKCMPHPMLKKEVCGVDAVGEFNRDDFGLDYGKQYGFKMKTKLLITAEAVKQ